In the Prochlorococcus sp. MIT 1307 genome, one interval contains:
- the alaS gene encoding alanine--tRNA ligase — MTVERSSPIEMSQTWTGGQIRNAFLAFFAERQHQILPSASLVPEDPTVLLTIAGMLPFKPVFLGQKERPAARATTSQKCIRTNDIENVGRTARHHTFFEMLGNFSFGDYFKKEAIQWSWELSTQVFGLDPKNLVVSVFREDDEAEVIWREVVGVNPNRIIRMDEADNFWASGPTGPCGPCSEIYYDFKPELGDIGINLDDDTRFIEFYNLVFMQYNRDALGKLTLLEKCNIDTGLGLERMAQILQGVPNNYETDLIYPLIQKAALLADIDYKKVDIQRKTSLKVIGDHSRAVTHLICDGVTASNLGRGYILRRLVRRVIRHGRLIGIAKPFLVEMGETAINLMESVYPQLLERRDVILQELQREEARFLETLERGEKLLVDLLSEKPSRISGEKAFELYDTYGFPLELTQEIAEENNLSVDVEGFDRAMAEQRQRAKAASISIDLTVQDAVDQMAIDLESTNFLGYELLESRCTVQRLLVNGKPAKIASIDDSVQIALDTTTFYGEGGGQVGDCGTLVGVDFGNNSALVEIETVTRNDNVFVHAGRITRGTLKEGDTVDCRVDHIARRRVQSNHTATHMLQSALKQVIDPGISQAGSLVNFDRLRFDFHAPREINPAELEQLEKLVNSWIAEAHPLVIQEMEIEEAMASGAVAMFGEKYGDLVRVVDIPDVSMELCGGTHVKNTSELGIFKIVSECGIASGIRRIEALAGQGVLDYLQERDGIVKELGERFKVKPNQIVGRVASLQNEVKSTMKALAVAHEELALVKVLSLSNESITIKDSQYLVKRLDGIDGNALQNAAQSLVDKLGKNAAVILAGQPDLSDQKKVIFVANFGSQIVTGGLHAGQFVGSIAKLCGGGGGGRSTCAQAGGRDVTALNSALDFAREEFISALS, encoded by the coding sequence ATGACCGTTGAACGATCATCGCCTATTGAAATGTCGCAAACTTGGACTGGGGGCCAGATTCGAAATGCTTTTTTAGCGTTTTTTGCTGAGCGACAACATCAGATTTTACCTAGTGCTTCATTAGTACCTGAGGATCCAACGGTTCTTTTGACTATTGCTGGGATGTTGCCTTTTAAGCCTGTTTTCCTGGGGCAAAAGGAGCGGCCGGCAGCTAGGGCAACTACTAGTCAGAAATGTATTCGTACTAATGACATTGAGAATGTGGGTCGTACTGCTAGGCATCACACATTCTTTGAGATGCTTGGAAATTTCTCTTTTGGTGATTATTTCAAGAAGGAAGCAATTCAGTGGTCCTGGGAACTGAGCACTCAGGTATTTGGTCTAGATCCTAAAAATCTTGTTGTTAGTGTTTTTCGAGAAGATGATGAAGCCGAAGTGATTTGGCGTGAAGTAGTGGGTGTGAACCCTAATCGAATTATTCGGATGGATGAGGCAGATAATTTTTGGGCTTCTGGGCCTACAGGACCTTGTGGGCCTTGCTCTGAGATCTATTACGATTTCAAGCCTGAGTTGGGTGATATAGGAATTAATCTTGATGATGATACAAGATTTATCGAGTTTTATAACTTGGTATTCATGCAATACAACCGGGATGCTTTAGGAAAGCTGACACTTCTTGAGAAATGCAATATTGACACAGGTTTGGGTTTAGAGAGAATGGCACAAATCTTGCAGGGAGTTCCTAATAATTATGAAACGGATCTTATTTATCCTTTGATTCAAAAAGCTGCATTGCTTGCAGACATTGACTACAAAAAAGTTGATATTCAAAGAAAAACGTCTTTAAAGGTTATCGGGGATCATAGTCGAGCTGTTACTCATTTGATTTGTGATGGTGTGACTGCCAGTAACTTAGGCCGTGGATATATTTTGAGGCGATTGGTCCGTCGAGTTATTCGCCATGGACGTCTGATTGGTATTGCGAAGCCATTTCTTGTTGAGATGGGGGAGACAGCGATTAATTTGATGGAGTCTGTTTATCCACAACTATTGGAACGACGAGATGTGATATTGCAAGAGTTGCAAAGGGAAGAAGCTCGTTTTTTAGAAACCCTTGAGCGTGGAGAAAAGTTGTTGGTGGATTTACTAAGCGAGAAACCAAGTAGGATTAGCGGAGAAAAGGCCTTTGAGTTATATGATACTTATGGCTTCCCATTAGAACTCACGCAGGAAATCGCCGAAGAAAATAATCTTTCTGTTGATGTTGAGGGCTTTGATAGGGCTATGGCTGAGCAACGGCAACGTGCAAAAGCTGCGAGTATCAGTATTGATCTCACTGTCCAAGATGCGGTTGATCAAATGGCTATTGATTTAGAAAGTACGAATTTTTTGGGCTATGAATTGTTGGAGTCCCGCTGCACAGTTCAAAGGCTCTTAGTTAATGGCAAACCTGCTAAGATAGCTAGTATTGATGATAGTGTGCAGATAGCACTCGATACGACTACATTTTATGGCGAGGGTGGTGGTCAAGTAGGAGATTGTGGAACGTTAGTTGGCGTTGATTTTGGAAATAATAGTGCTTTAGTTGAGATTGAAACGGTTACTCGTAACGATAATGTATTTGTTCATGCAGGCCGCATTACACGAGGAACTTTGAAGGAGGGTGATACAGTTGATTGTCGAGTTGACCATATCGCTCGCCGCCGAGTTCAATCAAATCATACGGCTACTCATATGTTGCAATCGGCTCTGAAACAGGTTATTGATCCTGGTATTTCTCAGGCTGGCTCATTAGTAAATTTTGATCGGTTACGTTTTGACTTCCATGCCCCTAGAGAGATTAATCCTGCTGAATTAGAGCAGCTTGAAAAGCTTGTGAATAGTTGGATTGCTGAGGCCCATCCTCTTGTTATTCAGGAGATGGAGATAGAAGAGGCTATGGCGAGTGGAGCTGTTGCGATGTTTGGCGAGAAGTATGGAGATCTAGTTCGAGTTGTTGATATTCCAGACGTATCCATGGAATTATGTGGTGGTACACATGTTAAGAACACATCTGAGCTAGGTATTTTTAAGATTGTTTCTGAGTGTGGCATTGCTTCTGGTATTCGTCGAATCGAAGCCCTTGCAGGTCAAGGAGTTTTAGACTATTTGCAGGAGAGAGATGGAATAGTGAAGGAACTTGGTGAACGTTTTAAGGTTAAACCAAACCAAATAGTGGGGCGAGTTGCATCCCTTCAGAATGAAGTCAAGTCGACAATGAAGGCTCTTGCAGTAGCGCATGAGGAACTTGCCCTTGTAAAGGTATTGTCATTATCTAATGAGTCAATAACTATAAAGGATAGTCAATATCTAGTAAAACGTCTAGATGGAATTGACGGTAATGCGCTTCAAAATGCAGCTCAGAGTCTAGTTGATAAACTTGGTAAAAATGCAGCAGTAATTCTTGCTGGACAGCCAGATCTTAGTGATCAAAAGAAAGTTATATTTGTTGCTAATTTTGGCTCGCAGATTGTTACTGGAGGCCTCCATGCTGGCCAGTTTGTTGGCTCTATAGCCAAACTTTGTGGCGGTGGTGGTGGTGGCAGATCTACATGTGCTCAAGCTGGTGGTCGTGATGTAACCGCATTAAATAGCGCACTAGATTTCGCGCGCGAAGAGTT
- a CDS encoding DEAD/DEAH box helicase — MSLLHATWLPAIRTPTSSGRPALLVWADKWQVATPAGPNATPALHPFTLTPENLRTWLNEKDLLPAGIIDATACLTLPSRALKFKGKGKTTQKAKESISEPQWTGLPLQAGEPIPKQCEWWPWQVQGLAIEPAEATAWLAKLPLSGRHPDLGEELRWWSHLQRWALSLIARERWLPQVELSRGEGYPHRARWVPLLNREDDRRRLEELAARLPLVATCALPWREPTGKRSNRTTRLRPEAMRAANPIASCRPRSGRLRVANLLEELVDAQLRKDFEANAPNLDPLLATWQEALASETGVITLPDEEAKRLATASSHWREGVAGNVAAARACLELFTPSKGEDLWELRFALQAEADPTLKVPAATAWGAGSQVLQLGEIRVEHPGEVLLEGLGRALTVFEPIERGLESATPNSMQLSPAEAFVLVRTAASQLRDVGVGVELPQSLSGGLASRLGLAIKAELSETSRGFTLGESLDWKWELMIGGVTLTLHELERLAGKRSPLVLHKGAWIELRPNDLKNAERFCSSNTELSLDDALRLTATEGNTLMKLPVHRFESGPRLQGVLEQYHQKKAPDPLPAPDGFSGQLRPYQERGLGWLAFLHRFDQGACLADDMGLGKTIQLLAFLQHLKAEQELKRPVLLVAPTSVLTNWKREAHAFTPDLQVREHYGPKRPTTNPQLKQALKNIDLVLTSYGLMQRDSELLETVDWQGVVIDEAQAIKNPQAKQSQATRDIARAAKSNRFRIALTGTPVENRVSELWALMDFLNPRVLGEEDFFRQRYRLPIERYGDMSSLKDLKARVSPFLLRRLKTDKAIISDLPEKVELSEWVGLSKEQQSLYRKTVEDTLDAIAKAPRGQRHGKVLGLLTRLKQICNHPALALKEKIVEEGFITRSAKLQRLEEILEEVIEAGDRALLFTQFAEWGHLLQAYLQQRWLFDVPFLHGSTTKTERQAMVDRFQEDPRGPQIFLLSLKAGGIGLNLTRASHVFHIDRWWNPAVENQATDRAYRIGQENRVMVHKFITSGSVEEKIDQMIREKSRLAEDIIGSGEDWLGSLGVSELRELVQLEDN; from the coding sequence ATGAGCCTGCTGCACGCTACCTGGCTTCCAGCCATTAGAACCCCGACCAGCTCAGGTCGGCCAGCACTTCTTGTGTGGGCAGATAAATGGCAAGTTGCAACTCCAGCAGGTCCAAACGCAACTCCAGCGCTACATCCTTTTACCCTTACGCCGGAAAATCTGCGAACATGGCTGAATGAAAAAGATTTGTTGCCAGCGGGCATTATTGATGCAACTGCGTGTCTAACTCTTCCAAGTAGAGCTCTGAAATTCAAAGGCAAAGGAAAGACAACCCAAAAAGCAAAAGAAAGCATAAGCGAACCACAATGGACTGGTCTACCCTTGCAAGCAGGAGAACCTATTCCTAAGCAATGTGAATGGTGGCCCTGGCAAGTACAAGGCTTAGCTATAGAGCCTGCTGAAGCCACAGCCTGGCTTGCAAAACTTCCTCTATCCGGACGTCATCCAGATCTAGGTGAAGAACTAAGATGGTGGAGCCATTTGCAACGATGGGCTCTTAGTCTCATTGCCCGTGAACGTTGGCTACCACAAGTTGAACTAAGTAGAGGTGAAGGCTATCCCCATCGCGCTAGATGGGTGCCACTATTAAATCGTGAAGATGATAGACGCAGATTAGAAGAGCTGGCAGCACGGCTTCCTCTCGTCGCAACTTGTGCCCTTCCATGGCGAGAACCAACTGGTAAAAGAAGCAATCGAACAACCCGACTCAGACCAGAGGCAATGAGAGCCGCCAATCCAATTGCCTCATGCAGACCTCGCAGTGGTCGTCTTCGAGTGGCAAATCTTTTAGAAGAACTCGTAGATGCACAACTAAGAAAAGATTTTGAAGCCAATGCGCCGAACCTTGACCCATTACTTGCTACTTGGCAGGAAGCGCTTGCATCAGAGACAGGTGTTATTACACTCCCCGATGAAGAAGCCAAGCGCCTAGCCACAGCAAGTAGTCACTGGCGAGAAGGGGTGGCAGGAAATGTTGCTGCAGCCAGAGCTTGTCTGGAATTGTTTACACCTTCTAAAGGTGAAGATCTCTGGGAATTACGCTTCGCATTACAAGCTGAAGCAGACCCAACGCTCAAAGTACCTGCAGCCACAGCCTGGGGAGCTGGCTCACAAGTTCTTCAACTTGGAGAAATTCGAGTAGAGCATCCTGGTGAAGTCCTTTTAGAAGGTTTAGGGCGCGCACTCACTGTTTTTGAACCAATTGAAAGAGGTCTTGAGAGCGCGACACCAAATTCAATGCAACTATCTCCAGCAGAGGCTTTTGTACTGGTACGAACCGCTGCGTCTCAACTGCGTGATGTTGGAGTAGGTGTAGAGCTACCACAAAGCCTCTCAGGTGGATTAGCAAGTCGACTTGGGTTAGCAATTAAGGCAGAACTTTCTGAGACCTCACGCGGTTTCACTCTTGGTGAAAGCCTTGACTGGAAATGGGAGCTAATGATTGGAGGTGTGACTTTAACTCTCCATGAACTAGAGCGACTGGCTGGCAAGCGAAGTCCACTTGTACTACACAAAGGCGCCTGGATTGAATTGCGGCCAAATGATCTAAAAAATGCAGAGCGCTTTTGCAGTAGTAATACAGAACTAAGTCTCGATGATGCACTGCGACTTACAGCAACTGAAGGTAATACGCTGATGAAACTTCCTGTGCATCGCTTTGAGTCTGGACCAAGACTTCAAGGAGTCTTAGAGCAATATCACCAAAAAAAAGCTCCCGATCCGTTACCTGCACCAGATGGATTTAGTGGTCAATTAAGACCTTACCAAGAGCGAGGGTTGGGATGGTTAGCTTTTCTTCATCGATTCGATCAAGGTGCATGTTTGGCCGACGATATGGGTCTGGGTAAAACCATCCAACTACTTGCATTCTTACAACATCTGAAAGCCGAGCAAGAACTCAAGCGACCAGTATTACTTGTTGCTCCAACTTCTGTACTAACAAATTGGAAAAGAGAAGCTCATGCATTCACTCCAGACCTACAAGTTCGTGAACACTATGGACCGAAACGACCTACTACTAACCCTCAGCTCAAACAAGCACTAAAAAATATAGACCTAGTCTTAACAAGCTATGGCCTCATGCAACGAGATAGTGAGCTACTTGAAACAGTCGATTGGCAAGGAGTGGTAATCGATGAAGCTCAAGCCATAAAAAATCCTCAGGCAAAGCAAAGTCAAGCAACACGTGATATTGCAAGAGCTGCTAAAAGCAACCGTTTCAGAATCGCCTTAACAGGTACACCTGTAGAAAATCGAGTTAGTGAGTTATGGGCACTCATGGATTTTCTTAACCCTAGAGTTCTTGGAGAAGAAGACTTTTTTCGTCAACGCTATCGCCTACCAATTGAGCGATATGGGGACATGTCTTCATTAAAAGATCTAAAAGCTCGTGTAAGTCCTTTTCTCCTTCGTAGACTTAAAACAGACAAGGCAATCATCTCAGATCTTCCAGAAAAAGTGGAACTGAGTGAATGGGTAGGTCTTAGCAAAGAACAACAAAGTCTCTATCGCAAAACAGTTGAAGACACCCTAGATGCAATTGCAAAAGCTCCAAGAGGTCAACGTCATGGCAAAGTGCTTGGACTACTCACACGTCTAAAGCAAATCTGTAATCATCCTGCCTTAGCACTTAAAGAGAAAATTGTTGAAGAAGGTTTTATAACACGCTCAGCCAAGCTTCAAAGACTTGAAGAAATTTTGGAAGAAGTTATCGAAGCAGGTGATCGAGCACTGCTATTTACCCAATTTGCAGAGTGGGGACATCTACTACAAGCATATCTCCAGCAAAGATGGCTTTTTGATGTCCCCTTTTTACACGGCAGTACCACCAAAACTGAGCGACAAGCAATGGTCGATCGATTCCAAGAAGATCCTCGTGGACCACAAATTTTCTTACTTTCTCTGAAAGCTGGAGGCATAGGTCTTAACCTCACACGAGCCAGTCACGTTTTTCACATAGATCGGTGGTGGAATCCTGCCGTGGAAAATCAAGCAACAGATCGTGCCTACCGTATAGGTCAGGAAAATAGAGTCATGGTTCACAAATTTATTACAAGCGGATCTGTTGAGGAAAAAATTGATCAAATGATTCGAGAAAAGTCTCGACTAGCCGAAGACATTATTGGTTCTGGTGAAGATTGGCTTGGAAGTCTAGGTGTTAGTGAATTGCGTGAATTAGTCCAATTAGAAGACAATTAA
- a CDS encoding SWIM zinc finger family protein, whose protein sequence is MANSSINNSEITTALSEKGLGQQPWWVEQWMELINSYRFKKRLERAWTYAREGNVTSIRFEGRRVHARVQGTEEDPYKVKLWLDVLNDEDWSYVLEALTQKARWSAQLLAGIMPADIERAFAASGRRLFPFKLQEVRSECNCPDKANPCKHISAIYFLMGDRFSEDPFVLFQLRGRTRTKLLQDLAEQRLEVLANITKANEKENAKSKKINDNDETPSSPHPAVIDPSLWWKYEGSLNSDLVVITPAMDGETGLDAAGELPLAEEPLFPEARKTFLNHLHKQGAKIAQQAMLQAMATGE, encoded by the coding sequence ATGGCAAATTCGTCCATCAACAATTCAGAAATTACAACTGCCCTCAGTGAAAAAGGTCTAGGGCAACAACCCTGGTGGGTTGAACAATGGATGGAACTTATTAATTCGTATAGGTTTAAAAAACGACTCGAAAGAGCATGGACTTACGCGAGAGAAGGGAACGTAACCTCGATCCGTTTCGAGGGCCGAAGAGTCCATGCAAGAGTTCAAGGGACTGAAGAAGACCCATACAAAGTCAAACTCTGGCTTGACGTTCTAAATGACGAAGATTGGAGCTACGTTCTTGAAGCCCTAACCCAAAAAGCACGTTGGTCTGCCCAATTATTAGCAGGAATTATGCCAGCAGATATAGAAAGAGCTTTCGCTGCAAGTGGACGTCGCTTATTCCCCTTCAAGCTACAAGAAGTTCGTAGTGAATGTAATTGCCCTGATAAAGCTAATCCCTGTAAACATATCAGTGCTATCTATTTCCTTATGGGAGATCGCTTCAGCGAAGATCCCTTTGTTCTATTTCAATTACGAGGACGCACCAGAACAAAATTACTGCAAGACTTAGCAGAACAACGTCTAGAGGTACTCGCAAATATCACAAAAGCCAATGAAAAAGAGAATGCAAAGAGTAAGAAAATAAATGACAACGATGAGACTCCTAGCTCGCCTCATCCAGCCGTAATAGACCCAAGTCTTTGGTGGAAGTATGAAGGCAGTCTCAATTCCGATCTAGTCGTAATCACACCAGCAATGGATGGAGAAACTGGCCTAGATGCCGCAGGAGAACTCCCTCTTGCAGAGGAACCACTTTTCCCTGAAGCTCGCAAAACCTTCCTTAATCACTTACATAAGCAAGGTGCAAAAATCGCGCAGCAAGCAATGCTTCAAGCAATGGCAACCGGTGAATAA
- a CDS encoding MEKHLA domain-containing protein, producing the protein MNKAQAPWHTKKTLRVIHLLLTSYQNAFKQSLLNSPEELSSQLQQAKILFALKEPVIAHNNEKDPCLNYANAAALQLWGRGWDEMIGMPSRLTAPIEEREERQYALNKAITKHAVKDYEGIRINSKGEVFMIKNARIWTIFDENGELRGQAATFDWWQKI; encoded by the coding sequence GTGAATAAAGCTCAAGCCCCATGGCATACAAAAAAGACATTAAGGGTGATACATCTACTATTAACCTCATATCAAAATGCCTTTAAACAAAGTTTATTAAACTCTCCTGAAGAGTTGAGTTCACAGCTACAACAAGCCAAGATATTGTTTGCTCTAAAAGAGCCTGTCATCGCACATAACAATGAGAAAGATCCTTGTTTAAATTATGCAAATGCTGCAGCGCTACAACTATGGGGTAGAGGTTGGGACGAAATGATCGGCATGCCTTCTCGACTAACAGCCCCAATAGAAGAGCGTGAAGAACGACAATATGCCTTAAATAAGGCAATTACAAAACATGCGGTCAAAGATTATGAAGGCATCAGAATTAACAGTAAAGGCGAAGTTTTCATGATAAAAAATGCACGTATATGGACAATTTTTGACGAAAATGGTGAACTCCGTGGTCAAGCCGCAACCTTCGATTGGTGGCAGAAAATCTAA
- a CDS encoding TRAP transporter substrate-binding protein, translating into MQRRKLLATSATALTAAVGTGFLSSCTIRQESPKNAISLPQTRWRMATSWPISLDTIYGGAETISERVNALSGGNFQIKPYAAGEIVPGLEVLDAVQTGSVECGHTASYYYKGKNPSFAFGTSVPFGLTAQQQNAWLYEAGGIEAMNQIFADFGVISFPAGNTGAQMGGWFKQKLEGLQSLQGLKMRIPGLGGEVMAELGVNVQVLPGGEVYLALDRGAIDAAEWTGPYDDERLGFARAARFYYYPGWWEPGPTLNALVNQKAWNKLPSEYKAIFTTACYEANLTMLSRYDTLNGAALQRLLKSGTELVPYEQKILQAAEEASFQLYADLSAKNPSFRLLFNEWQKFRKEVSSWNKVNEFSLSSFSYTER; encoded by the coding sequence ATGCAACGTAGAAAACTACTTGCAACTAGTGCTACTGCCCTTACTGCAGCAGTAGGTACAGGTTTCCTCAGCTCTTGCACAATTCGTCAAGAAAGCCCAAAAAACGCCATCTCTTTACCCCAAACCAGATGGCGCATGGCAACTAGCTGGCCGATTTCACTAGACACAATCTATGGTGGCGCCGAAACCATCAGCGAAAGAGTTAATGCATTAAGCGGTGGGAACTTCCAAATCAAACCTTATGCTGCAGGCGAAATAGTTCCTGGCCTAGAGGTACTAGATGCCGTACAAACTGGTTCAGTGGAATGTGGTCATACTGCCAGTTACTACTACAAAGGGAAAAATCCGTCTTTTGCTTTTGGAACTTCCGTACCATTTGGTCTCACTGCACAACAACAAAATGCCTGGCTTTATGAAGCAGGTGGCATAGAAGCAATGAATCAAATATTTGCCGATTTTGGGGTAATCAGTTTTCCAGCTGGAAACACAGGAGCACAAATGGGAGGCTGGTTTAAACAAAAACTTGAAGGCCTCCAATCGCTACAAGGACTCAAAATGCGTATCCCAGGACTTGGTGGTGAAGTAATGGCTGAGTTAGGTGTAAATGTTCAAGTTTTGCCAGGGGGTGAGGTATATCTAGCACTTGATCGTGGAGCAATTGACGCAGCTGAATGGACAGGTCCCTATGACGATGAAAGACTTGGTTTTGCGCGAGCAGCTCGTTTCTATTACTACCCGGGATGGTGGGAACCGGGACCAACTCTCAATGCTCTAGTAAACCAAAAAGCTTGGAACAAGTTGCCTAGTGAATACAAAGCAATTTTCACCACAGCTTGCTACGAAGCAAACCTAACTATGCTGAGCCGTTACGATACTCTCAATGGTGCTGCCCTTCAACGACTTCTTAAAAGTGGAACTGAACTAGTTCCCTATGAACAAAAAATTCTTCAGGCTGCGGAAGAGGCATCCTTCCAACTATATGCAGACCTCTCTGCAAAAAATCCAAGCTTTCGTTTGCTCTTTAACGAATGGCAAAAATTCCGTAAGGAAGTTTCCTCATGGAACAAAGTCAATGAATTTTCATTGTCAAGCTTTAGTTATACAGAAAGATGA
- a CDS encoding TRAP transporter small permease subunit — MKQWLAFSTRIDNLNKKVAVIARWSIFLMLGLGLWNVIGRYVGVAIGHNLSSNRLIEAQWYLFDLAFLLGLGWTLQNQGHVRVDVLQGRWSERRKAKIELLGTLLLLLPFALGIMAISIEPTLHSWSIAEVSPDPNGLPRYWVKTLIPIGFLLLALQGFSEAIQNWGKVKNSSSRTTPPDNINKENYLD; from the coding sequence ATGAAACAATGGCTAGCCTTTAGCACGCGGATAGACAATCTCAACAAGAAGGTTGCAGTAATTGCACGTTGGTCCATATTCTTAATGCTTGGATTAGGCCTTTGGAATGTAATTGGTCGGTATGTAGGTGTAGCTATAGGTCACAATCTAAGCTCAAACAGACTCATAGAAGCGCAATGGTATTTATTTGATTTGGCTTTCTTGTTGGGATTAGGATGGACATTACAAAATCAAGGGCATGTAAGAGTAGACGTACTGCAAGGACGTTGGAGTGAACGACGAAAAGCAAAAATCGAACTATTAGGTACTCTGCTTCTGCTGTTACCTTTTGCACTTGGAATCATGGCTATATCTATTGAACCCACCCTTCATTCTTGGAGTATTGCTGAAGTCTCACCTGATCCAAATGGACTGCCTCGCTATTGGGTAAAAACTCTGATTCCCATAGGCTTTCTTTTATTAGCTCTACAAGGATTTTCAGAAGCAATTCAAAACTGGGGAAAAGTCAAAAACTCATCTTCGAGAACTACACCGCCAGACAACATAAATAAGGAGAATTATCTTGATTGA
- a CDS encoding TRAP transporter large permease subunit → MLGPGMFLALVVVLLSGFPVAFCLGGIAVIFSLFGMALGVIDPIFVTAMPQRIMGIMANFTLLAIPAFIFMGAMLETSGIAERLLESMGKILGRLRGGLALAVVLVGSLLAATTGVVAATVTTMGLISLPAMLRAGYDRSLATGVIAASGTLGQIIPPSIVLVVLGDQLGVSVGDLFLGSLIPGILMASAFAVYVIIISVLKPELAPQERSIDLAPIELIKLVQIMIPPLGLIMVVLGSIFFGIATPTEAGTLGAIGAIVLAAIHRGFSRTALSKVCDETLKTTSMVMAILLGSTAFSLVFRGLGGDELIANVLLNLPGGKVGFMAFSMLIIFFLGFFIDFFEIAFIAVPLLLPAARQLLGPDALLWLGVVIGANLQTSFLTPPFGFALFYLRGVAPKSITTKEIYMGALPFVAIQIGILCLIIVAPALVNWLPSLSWS, encoded by the coding sequence ATGCTTGGACCAGGAATGTTTCTGGCACTAGTAGTCGTCCTATTAAGTGGTTTTCCAGTGGCTTTCTGTTTAGGTGGCATTGCAGTGATCTTCTCATTATTTGGGATGGCACTCGGTGTAATCGACCCCATTTTTGTCACTGCCATGCCACAAAGAATAATGGGGATCATGGCCAACTTCACATTGCTTGCTATCCCGGCCTTTATCTTCATGGGAGCGATGCTCGAAACCTCAGGCATCGCGGAACGACTACTAGAAAGTATGGGCAAAATCTTAGGGAGGCTCCGTGGAGGCTTAGCCCTTGCCGTTGTGCTCGTTGGATCATTACTTGCTGCAACGACAGGCGTCGTTGCAGCAACCGTAACAACTATGGGGCTAATTTCTCTTCCTGCAATGTTACGAGCAGGCTATGACCGCTCTCTAGCAACCGGTGTTATTGCAGCATCAGGAACACTGGGACAAATTATTCCACCAAGCATTGTGCTAGTGGTACTTGGAGACCAACTCGGAGTTTCAGTTGGAGATTTATTTCTCGGTTCTCTGATCCCAGGAATATTAATGGCCAGCGCATTTGCAGTTTACGTAATCATAATTAGTGTTCTTAAGCCAGAACTTGCTCCCCAAGAACGTTCAATAGATCTTGCGCCAATTGAACTTATAAAGCTTGTACAAATAATGATTCCACCATTGGGCCTAATCATGGTGGTCCTTGGAAGCATCTTTTTCGGGATCGCAACGCCCACAGAAGCAGGAACATTAGGTGCAATTGGAGCAATTGTCTTAGCTGCAATACACAGAGGTTTCAGTCGAACAGCCCTCTCCAAAGTGTGTGACGAAACCCTGAAAACGACATCAATGGTTATGGCAATTTTACTTGGGTCAACTGCATTTAGTTTGGTTTTCCGAGGTTTAGGAGGCGATGAACTAATCGCAAACGTTTTACTCAACCTTCCAGGGGGAAAAGTCGGTTTCATGGCATTCAGCATGCTCATTATTTTCTTTTTGGGCTTTTTTATTGACTTCTTCGAAATTGCCTTTATTGCTGTTCCACTACTCCTGCCTGCGGCGCGTCAACTCCTTGGACCAGATGCTCTCCTTTGGCTAGGTGTAGTCATCGGAGCAAACCTCCAAACATCATTTCTAACTCCTCCTTTTGGCTTCGCTCTTTTTTATTTGCGAGGAGTGGCACCGAAATCGATTACAACTAAAGAAATATATATGGGGGCGCTACCATTCGTAGCAATTCAAATTGGCATTTTATGCTTAATAATAGTTGCTCCAGCTCTTGTGAACTGGCTTCCAAGTTTGTCTTGGTCTTAA